The following are from one region of the Arachis duranensis cultivar V14167 chromosome 10, aradu.V14167.gnm2.J7QH, whole genome shotgun sequence genome:
- the LOC107470826 gene encoding uncharacterized protein LOC107470826: MASSNTPSETPTSQEQGSTPDPTIGTQKTSNRGKTDPAWGHCKQVLDKEKTALVCIYCEKLIRGGGINQVKHHLAGKNGDIEACRKVPAVVRHQFNQNIEDLRTKKRKTQEEYAESYGACDDVEREFDEIEPTPGAQLSIKSILQSKEIVEKCDIAIARWMMDASVPFNAVNSAYYQPMIDAIANMGAGYKGPNYQRVRGYLLSKLVEDVKKMIEGTVFLKSVDASHISKIAEALFKLLRDVVLFVGPENVVHVVTDNAVNYVAAGRLLESEFPRLYWSPCAAHCINLMLQDIGKFIEFTGGREILRPAPTRFATNFITLQSILAQKDALRAMVTSREWTSSAYSKEAKAKKFVDQVLDSKFWNQCTDIVKLTEPLVHVLRIVDSEDRAAIGFLYQAMYKAREDMVKKFQKRKRVVEPYLKILDSRWDLQFKRNLHAVGYWLNPAFRFNYAEFDKHKETISGLLDVIEKYAYGDADLNTKLTSEKRIFKNAEGDFGRQSAIRERSTVMPDSPPFLTPEEVDALRNDLANMSLQSALDDLDELNLEDDRDDGEANNTSVKNANHTSVEIANQNETNQDVARDLSDEERYPDFEVTPWI; the protein is encoded by the exons ATGGCTTCATCAAATACACCATCAGAAACACCAACTTCTCAGGAACAAGGATCAACTCCTGATCCAACAATTGGAACCCAAAAAACTAGTAATAGAGGAAAAACTGATCCTGCATGGGGCCATTGTAAACAAGTTTTGGATAAAGAAAAAACTGCTCTAGTATGTATTTATTGCGAGAAGCTTATTAGGGGTGGAGGAATTAACCAGGTTAAGCATCATTTGGCTGGAAAAAACGGAGATATTGAGGCATGTCGAAAGGTGCCAGCTGTGGTGAGACACCAATTCAATCAAAACATTGAAGATCTTCgaaccaagaaaagaaaaactcaagaagaATATGCAGAAAGTTATGGCGCTTGTGATGACGTTGAAAGGGAGTTTGATGAGATTGAAC CAACACCTGGAGCTCAACTAAGTATTAAAAGTATTCTCCAAAGCAAAGAAATTGTGGAGAAGTGTGATATTGCTATTGCAAGATGGATGATGGATGCCTCTGTGCCATTCAATGCGGTTAATTCAGCTTATTATCAGCCGATGATCGATGCTATTGCAAACATGGGTGCAGGGTATAAAGGGCCAAATTACCAAAGAGTTCGTGGATATTTGTTGAGTAAATTGGTTGAAGATGTAAAGAAGATGATTGAAG GAACTGTTTTCCTAAAGTCAGTTGATGCTTCTCATATCTCGAAAATTGCTGAGGCTTTGTTTAAGTTGCTTAGGGATGTTGTGTTATTTGTTGGTCCTGAGAATGTTGTACATGTAGTGACAGATAATGCTGTAAATTACGTTGCTGCTGGAAGGTTATTGGAATCGGAGTTTCCTAGATTGTATTGGTCTCCTTGTGCGGCACATTGTATTAATTTGATGTTGCAGGATATTGGAAAGTTTATAGAA TTCACAGGCGGCCGAGAAATACTTCGTCCAGCTCCAACTCGATTCGCCACTAATTTCATTACTTTGCAAAGTATTTTGGCTCAAAAGGATGCATTGAGAGCTATGGTGACATCTAGAGAATGGACAAGTTCAGCTTACTCTAAAGAAGCCAAAGCAAAAAAGTTTGTGGATCAAGTCTTAGATTCTAAATTTTGGAATCAATGTACTGATATTGTTAAGCTTACGGAGCCACTTGTTCATGTATTGCGTATTGTGGATAGTGAAGATAGAGCTGCAATTGGTTTTCTTTATCAAGCTATGTATAAGGCTAGGGAAGACATGGTGAAGAagtttcaaaaaagaaagagggTTGTTGAACCTTATTTGAAGATTTTAGATTCACGTTGGGATTTACAATTTAAAAGAAACCTTCATGCTGTTGGTTATTGGTTAAATCCAGCTTTTCGATTTAATTATGCAGAATTTGACAAGCACAAAGAAACAATTTCTGGTCTActagatgtgattgagaaataTGCTTACGGTGATGCTGATTTGAATACTAAATTGACAAGTGAGAAGAGAATCTTTAAGAATGCTGAAGGAGACTTTGGGAGACAGTCTGCAATACGTGAGCGAAGCACAGTGATGCctg ATTCACCACCATTTTTAACTCCTGAAGAAGTTGATGCTTTACGGAATGATCTTGCAAATATGTCTCTTCAATCAGCTTTAGATGATTTGG ATGAATTGAATCTGGAAGATGATCGAGATGATGGCGAAGCTAATAATACTTCTGTGAAAAATGCAAATCATACTTCTGTGGAAATTGCAAATCAGAATGAAACCAATCAGGATGTAGCTCGAGATTTGTCAGATGAAGAAAGATATCCAGACTTTGAAGTTACTCCTTGGATATAA